One Ananas comosus cultivar F153 linkage group 23, ASM154086v1, whole genome shotgun sequence genomic window carries:
- the LOC109728413 gene encoding uncharacterized protein LOC109728413 isoform X1 gives MGYHIMGLRLLLFFISTHTVISASAGLCTSPGGRFPPFSNEGKPPRRAPKGPRDLTLCRVFRQSTCCDVTQTYPALLSVRKLASTGEGSQECLHLWELLECSICDLQVGIRPGPPTICASFCDMVFEACSNAYYSVDIKNQLLSPCGLNDIVCGRASEWVSNGTELCHLAGFAVQPANNNIGFESVDEPFCYGGKASLHSISDSWRASSQARSDSPTLNSILLEDFQQWLRDMPLSEKVSWAVGGLVLTAGLLVISKRKSYSQRQKQAAILRTARRLEEKAKQRSPNPRR, from the exons atgGGATACCATATCATGGGGCTtcgtctcctcctcttcttcatcTCCACCCACACCGTAatctccgcctccgcag GGCTTTGTACATCTCCTGGGGGGCGATTCCCTCCATTTTCAAACGAAGGGAAGCCTCCTAGAAGAGCACCGAAAGGACCAAGAGACTTGACGCTCTGTAGGGTCTTCCGGCAAAGTACATGTTGTGATGTAACCCAGACTTATCCTGCCTTGTTGTCTGTAAGAAAGCTGGCTTCGACTGGAGAGGGAAGCCAAGAATGTTTGCATTTATGGGAGCTATTGGAGTGCTCCATTTGTGACCTGCAAGTAGGAATTCGGCCCGGGCCACCTACAATATGTGCCTCCTTTTGTGATATGGTTTTTGAGGCCTGTTCAAATGCTTATTATTCTGTCGATATAAAGAATCAG TTGTTGTCTCCATGTGGCTTAAACGACATAGTCTGTGGTAGAGCGAGCGAATGGGTCTCTAACGGTACGGAGCTCTGTCACCTTGCGGGTTTCGCTGTGCAACCGGCTAATAATAATATTGGTTTTGAGAGTGTCGATGAGCCTTTCTGCTATGGTGGGAAAGCAAGCTTGCATTCGATCTCTGATTCATGGAGGGCTTCTTCACAAGCTCGTTCGGATTCGCCCACCTTGAACTCGATATTGCTCGAAGACTTTCAACAATGGTTGAGGGATATGCCGCTTAGTGAAAAGGTTTCATGGGCAGTTGGAGGACTGGTGCTTACTGCAGGGCTACTTGTTATCAG CAAAAGGAAGAGCTATAGCCAACGGCAGAAGCAAGCGGCTATCCTTCGCACCGCTCGGAGGCTGGAAGAAAAAGCCAAGCAGCGGTCACCTAATCCAAGGAGATAG
- the LOC109728413 gene encoding uncharacterized protein LOC109728413 isoform X2 — protein MGYHIMGLRLLLFFISTHTVISASAGQTKGLCTSPGGRFPPFSNEGKPPRRAPKGPRDLTLCRVFRQSTCCDVTQTYPALLSVRKLASTGEGSQECLHLWELLECSICDLQVGIRPGPPTICASFCDMVFEACSNAYYSVDIKNQLLSPCGLNDIVCGRASEWVSNGTELCHLAGFAVQPANNNIGFESVDEPFCYGGKASLHSISDSWRASSQARSDSPTLNSILLEDFQQWLRDMPLSEKVSWAVGGLVLTAGLLVISKRKSYSQRQKQAAILRTARRLEEKAKQRSPNPRR, from the exons atgGGATACCATATCATGGGGCTtcgtctcctcctcttcttcatcTCCACCCACACCGTAatctccgcctccgcag GACAAACGAAAGGGCTTTGTACATCTCCTGGGGGGCGATTCCCTCCATTTTCAAACGAAGGGAAGCCTCCTAGAAGAGCACCGAAAGGACCAAGAGACTTGACGCTCTGTAGGGTCTTCCGGCAAAGTACATGTTGTGATGTAACCCAGACTTATCCTGCCTTGTTGTCTGTAAGAAAGCTGGCTTCGACTGGAGAGGGAAGCCAAGAATGTTTGCATTTATGGGAGCTATTGGAGTGCTCCATTTGTGACCTGCAAGTAGGAATTCGGCCCGGGCCACCTACAATATGTGCCTCCTTTTGTGATATGGTTTTTGAGGCCTGTTCAAATGCTTATTATTCTGTCGATATAAAGAATCAG TTGTTGTCTCCATGTGGCTTAAACGACATAGTCTGTGGTAGAGCGAGCGAATGGGTCTCTAACGGTACGGAGCTCTGTCACCTTGCGGGTTTCGCTGTGCAACCGGCTAATAATAATATTGGTTTTGAGAGTGTCGATGAGCCTTTCTGCTATGGTGGGAAAGCAAGCTTGCATTCGATCTCTGATTCATGGAGGGCTTCTTCACAAGCTCGTTCGGATTCGCCCACCTTGAACTCGATATTGCTCGAAGACTTTCAACAATGGTTGAGGGATATGCCGCTTAGTGAAAAGGTTTCATGGGCAGTTGGAGGACTGGTGCTTACTGCAGGGCTACTTGTTATCAG CAAAAGGAAGAGCTATAGCCAACGGCAGAAGCAAGCGGCTATCCTTCGCACCGCTCGGAGGCTGGAAGAAAAAGCCAAGCAGCGGTCACCTAATCCAAGGAGATAG
- the LOC109727749 gene encoding U1 small nuclear ribonucleoprotein A isoform X2 → MSGDGEAPTIPPNMTIYINNLNEKIKIDELKKSLHAVFSQFGKILEVLAFKTLKHKGQAWVVFEDVSSASEALKRMQGFPFYDKPMRIQYAKTKSDIIAKADGTFVPRERRKRHDDRAERKRREQHHDANQVGLGLNSSYPGVYGAPPLPYSGGAKSMLQEAPALPNNILFVQNLPHETTPMMLQMLFIQYPGFKEVRMIEAKPGIAFVEYGDEMQATVAMQGLQGFKITQQNPMLITYAKK, encoded by the exons atgagcggCGATGGCGAAGCCCCGACGATCCCTCCCAACATGACCATCTACATCAACAACCTCAACGAGAAGATCAAAATCGATG AACTTAAGAAGTCGCTGCATGCTGTTTTCTCTCAATTTGGGAAGATACTAGAAGTCCTTgcttttaaaacattaaaacaCAAAGGACAAGCATGGGTAGTATTTGAGGATGTTTCGTCAGCAAGTGAGGCTCTCAAGCGGATGCAAGGATTTCCCTTCTACGACAAACCTATG AGAATTCAGTATGCTAAGACCAAATCAGACATAATAGCAAAGGCTGATGGAACTTTTGTCCCTCGAGAAAGACGGAAGAGGCATGATGATAGAG CTGAAAGAAAGAGGCGGGAACAGCACCATGATGCCAATCAAGTTGGTCTGGGTTTGAATTCCTCTTATCCTGGTGTTTATGGAGCTCCACCT TTGCCATACTCTGGAGGTGCCAAGTCTATGCTTCAGGAAGCACCAGCCCTTCCAAACAATATACTCTTCGTTCAGAATCTCCCGCACGAAACTACACCTATGATGCTCCAGATGCTCTTCATACAGTATCCTGGCTTTAAAGAAGTGAGGATGATCGAGGCGAAGCCCGGGATTGCTTTCGTCGAGTATGGCGACGAGATGCAGGCGACCGTGGCCATGCAGGGCCTTCAAGGTTTCAAAATCACGCAGCAGAACCCGATGCTTATTACATATGCAAAGAAGTAG
- the LOC109727749 gene encoding U1 small nuclear ribonucleoprotein A isoform X1, translating into MSGDGEAPTIPPNMTIYINNLNEKIKIDELKKSLHAVFSQFGKILEVLAFKTLKHKGQAWVVFEDVSSASEALKRMQGFPFYDKPMRIQYAKTKSDIIAKADGTFVPRERRKRHDDRAERKRREQHHDANQVGLGLNSSYPGVYGAPPLSQLPYSGGAKSMLQEAPALPNNILFVQNLPHETTPMMLQMLFIQYPGFKEVRMIEAKPGIAFVEYGDEMQATVAMQGLQGFKITQQNPMLITYAKK; encoded by the exons atgagcggCGATGGCGAAGCCCCGACGATCCCTCCCAACATGACCATCTACATCAACAACCTCAACGAGAAGATCAAAATCGATG AACTTAAGAAGTCGCTGCATGCTGTTTTCTCTCAATTTGGGAAGATACTAGAAGTCCTTgcttttaaaacattaaaacaCAAAGGACAAGCATGGGTAGTATTTGAGGATGTTTCGTCAGCAAGTGAGGCTCTCAAGCGGATGCAAGGATTTCCCTTCTACGACAAACCTATG AGAATTCAGTATGCTAAGACCAAATCAGACATAATAGCAAAGGCTGATGGAACTTTTGTCCCTCGAGAAAGACGGAAGAGGCATGATGATAGAG CTGAAAGAAAGAGGCGGGAACAGCACCATGATGCCAATCAAGTTGGTCTGGGTTTGAATTCCTCTTATCCTGGTGTTTATGGAGCTCCACCT CTCTCTCAGTTGCCATACTCTGGAGGTGCCAAGTCTATGCTTCAGGAAGCACCAGCCCTTCCAAACAATATACTCTTCGTTCAGAATCTCCCGCACGAAACTACACCTATGATGCTCCAGATGCTCTTCATACAGTATCCTGGCTTTAAAGAAGTGAGGATGATCGAGGCGAAGCCCGGGATTGCTTTCGTCGAGTATGGCGACGAGATGCAGGCGACCGTGGCCATGCAGGGCCTTCAAGGTTTCAAAATCACGCAGCAGAACCCGATGCTTATTACATATGCAAAGAAGTAG